Proteins found in one Planctomycetes bacterium MalM25 genomic segment:
- the paaD gene encoding Putative 1,2-phenylacetyl-CoA epoxidase, subunit D has protein sequence MPLTEDAVREALKEVIDPELFVNIVDLGLIYDVTITPTEGEAETEDVAIDMTMTSPACPAGPQLVSNSNDAIKKLEGVGEVEVKVVMTPPWSPDRMTEDARDQLGIF, from the coding sequence ATGCCCCTCACCGAAGACGCCGTCCGCGAAGCGCTCAAAGAGGTCATCGACCCGGAGCTGTTCGTCAACATTGTCGATCTCGGACTGATCTACGACGTCACGATCACGCCCACCGAAGGCGAGGCGGAGACCGAGGACGTCGCGATCGACATGACAATGACCAGCCCCGCCTGCCCCGCGGGACCGCAGCTCGTGTCGAACTCGAACGACGCCATCAAGAAGCTCGAGGGGGTGGGCGAGGTCGAGGTGAAGGTCGTCATGACCCCCCCCTGGTCGCCCGACCGGATGACCGAGGACGCCCGCGATCAGCTTGGGATCTTTTAG
- the sufB_2 gene encoding FeS cluster assembly protein SufB: MTSTEAADFGALIAERSDEPAWLTERRQRAWNAFESANWPSSKDEEWMRTDIRLFKLDKFSPAPADNAQPGGEALLAKGVDLGGRIESVNGRAIVSQLDDDLAAKGVIFGGLSQAVVDHSETLQAIFDKEVVSPTYDRFAMLNDACWTGGVVLYVPKNVHLEKPLHAISRLAGAGASDFSKTIVVLEEGAEATLLMETDSDDETTSGLHNGTIEIVVGKGAKLRYVNLQNWNNRTWHFGHQKAIVGKQAQLQWTIGALGSRLAKVNQRVALAGSDAEAQVNGVMFTEGKQHLCYNTHQHHEAPYCRSDLLYKNALQDQSRTVWRGMIGVDEAGQRTDAYQRNDNLMLTSDARADSIPGLEIEADDVRCTHGSTSGRVDDTMIYYAMSRGYTRQEAVRMIVTGFFQQVFDRITIDSVREALGEAIGQRVQDLPNQ; this comes from the coding sequence ATGACGAGTACGGAAGCCGCCGACTTCGGCGCCTTGATCGCTGAACGTTCCGACGAGCCGGCCTGGCTCACCGAGCGCCGCCAGCGCGCCTGGAACGCCTTCGAGTCTGCCAATTGGCCGTCCAGCAAGGACGAAGAGTGGATGCGGACCGACATCCGCCTCTTCAAGCTCGACAAGTTCTCACCGGCGCCGGCGGATAACGCGCAGCCCGGGGGCGAAGCTCTGCTCGCCAAGGGCGTGGACCTGGGCGGCCGGATTGAGAGCGTCAACGGCCGGGCGATCGTGTCGCAGCTCGACGACGACCTCGCCGCGAAGGGCGTGATCTTCGGCGGGCTCAGTCAAGCGGTTGTCGATCACAGCGAGACGCTCCAAGCGATTTTCGACAAGGAAGTGGTGAGCCCCACGTACGACCGCTTCGCCATGCTCAACGACGCCTGCTGGACGGGCGGCGTCGTGCTCTATGTGCCGAAGAACGTCCACCTCGAGAAGCCGCTGCACGCCATCTCCCGCCTCGCCGGCGCGGGCGCGAGCGACTTCTCCAAGACGATCGTCGTGCTCGAGGAGGGCGCCGAAGCGACGCTCCTCATGGAGACCGATTCGGACGACGAGACCACTTCTGGACTACACAACGGCACGATCGAGATCGTCGTCGGCAAGGGGGCGAAACTCCGCTACGTGAACCTGCAGAACTGGAACAACCGCACGTGGCACTTCGGACACCAGAAGGCGATCGTCGGGAAGCAGGCGCAGCTCCAGTGGACGATCGGCGCGCTCGGCTCGCGTCTGGCGAAGGTCAACCAGCGCGTTGCGTTGGCCGGCTCCGACGCGGAGGCCCAGGTCAACGGCGTCATGTTCACCGAGGGCAAGCAGCACCTCTGCTACAACACGCACCAGCACCACGAGGCGCCCTACTGCCGGAGCGACCTGCTCTACAAGAACGCACTGCAGGACCAATCGCGCACCGTCTGGCGCGGCATGATCGGCGTCGACGAGGCGGGCCAGCGGACCGACGCCTACCAGCGCAACGACAACCTGATGCTCACCTCGGACGCCCGCGCCGACTCGATCCCGGGCCTCGAGATCGAGGCGGACGACGTCCGCTGCACCCACGGCAGCACGTCGGGCCGCGTCGACGACACGATGATCTACTACGCCATGAGCCGCGGCTACACCCGGCAAGAGGCGGTCCGCATGATCGTCACCGGATTCTTCCAACAGGTCTTCGACCGCATCACGATCGACAGCGTCCGCGAGGCGCTCGGCGAAGCGATCGGCCAGCGCGTGCAGGATTTGCCAAACCAATGA
- the aer gene encoding Aerotaxis receptor, with product MITPRVPPVDEPRHFEPHELFFSLTDPKGRIRFGNQVFTRVSGYEENELIGKPHNLIRHPDVPRCVFRLLWDYLEAGKTIAAYVKNLAADGRYYWVLAVVSPCRKGYLSVRLNPSTPVFDTVRSAYARALEIESAVEEDRGKQAAIEASLADLTEQLGGLGFDSYDDFMRAALRAELDARSQLPQAYPALSDEGDPTGELASLHGVLESLNGQLAEVFDCLDVFEQLSDTLNDKHAVLEELGPSLSFLALNTHVSASRLGDEGAVLSVISKNLSERSKQADRLIGAIMQLMKPVCDTARGVAFDVEVAQIEAEVCEAFVAELCDESADAPGVHESLAILLEELASRCRSLLETLRQLTRDVETMRSAAQDLIGQIGQMQVTQLNGRIEIASIHAATGFLAIFDDVAKIVAEARIDCDEVIELLTGTGEELRTLLTIEGSLTANLSEISGHERRSHEQASLVVAVS from the coding sequence ATGATCACGCCTCGCGTCCCCCCCGTCGATGAGCCCCGCCACTTCGAGCCGCACGAGCTCTTCTTCTCGCTGACCGACCCCAAGGGCCGCATCCGTTTCGGCAACCAGGTCTTCACGCGGGTGTCTGGGTACGAAGAGAACGAGTTGATCGGGAAGCCGCACAACCTGATCCGGCATCCCGACGTGCCGCGGTGCGTGTTCCGTCTGCTCTGGGACTACCTCGAAGCGGGCAAGACGATCGCCGCCTACGTTAAGAACCTGGCGGCGGACGGGCGTTACTACTGGGTCCTGGCCGTCGTGTCTCCCTGCCGCAAGGGCTACTTGTCCGTGCGGCTCAACCCGTCCACGCCCGTCTTCGACACGGTCCGTTCCGCCTACGCCCGCGCGCTCGAGATCGAGTCGGCGGTCGAGGAGGACCGCGGCAAGCAGGCCGCGATCGAGGCGTCGCTGGCCGACCTGACCGAGCAACTCGGCGGGCTCGGCTTCGACAGCTACGACGACTTCATGCGCGCCGCGTTGCGAGCGGAGCTCGACGCGCGCAGCCAACTGCCCCAGGCGTACCCGGCGCTGTCGGACGAAGGCGACCCGACCGGGGAGCTGGCCTCGTTGCACGGGGTGCTCGAGAGCCTCAACGGGCAGCTCGCCGAGGTCTTCGATTGCCTGGATGTGTTCGAGCAGCTCAGCGACACCCTCAACGACAAGCACGCGGTGCTCGAAGAACTCGGCCCCTCCCTGAGCTTCCTGGCGCTCAACACGCACGTCTCCGCGTCGCGGCTGGGCGATGAGGGGGCGGTCCTCTCGGTGATCTCGAAGAACCTCAGCGAGCGTTCCAAGCAGGCGGACCGCCTCATCGGCGCGATCATGCAGCTCATGAAGCCGGTCTGCGACACCGCGCGCGGGGTCGCCTTCGATGTCGAGGTCGCGCAGATCGAGGCCGAGGTCTGCGAGGCGTTCGTGGCGGAGCTGTGCGACGAGAGTGCGGACGCCCCGGGCGTGCATGAAAGCCTTGCGATCTTGCTGGAAGAGCTCGCCAGCCGCTGCCGCTCGCTCCTCGAGACGCTTCGACAACTGACCCGTGATGTCGAGACCATGCGCAGCGCTGCGCAGGACCTCATTGGGCAAATCGGCCAGATGCAGGTCACCCAGCTCAACGGCCGCATCGAGATCGCTTCGATCCACGCGGCGACCGGCTTCCTGGCCATCTTTGATGACGTCGCCAAGATCGTCGCCGAAGCGCGTATCGACTGCGATGAAGTGATCGAGCTGCTCACCGGCACAGGCGAGGAACTGCGGACGTTGCTGACGATCGAAGGGTCGCTAACGGCTAACCTAAGTGAAATCAGTGGCCACGAGCGGCGGTCGCATGAGCAGGCCTCCTTGGTCGTTGCCGTGAGCTAG
- the hcaC gene encoding 3-phenylpropionate/cinnamic acid dioxygenase ferredoxin subunit, whose protein sequence is MSDYESVGQISEFADPSSTLVEVDDEAIVLIHAAGRFYALDDVCTHDGGPLSDGPLDCEDQTPSIACPRHGAKFALGTGAALTMPATKPTRVHETKVEGDQVFVRLSE, encoded by the coding sequence ATGAGCGATTATGAATCGGTTGGGCAGATCAGCGAGTTTGCGGACCCTTCATCGACCCTTGTCGAGGTCGATGACGAGGCGATCGTATTGATCCACGCAGCGGGGCGCTTCTATGCGCTCGACGACGTCTGCACACACGACGGCGGGCCGCTCAGTGATGGGCCGCTCGACTGCGAGGACCAGACGCCCTCGATCGCCTGCCCGCGTCACGGCGCCAAGTTCGCCCTCGGAACGGGCGCCGCGTTGACCATGCCCGCCACCAAGCCGACGCGCGTTCACGAGACCAAGGTCGAGGGCGACCAGGTCTTCGTCCGACTCAGCGAATAG